Proteins encoded within one genomic window of Neorhizobium galegae bv. orientalis str. HAMBI 540:
- a CDS encoding aspartate/glutamate racemase family protein, giving the protein MASAEGVSLGCAGMAEFALDLQRVHGIPVVDGVIAHVSGE; this is encoded by the coding sequence GTGGCCTCTGCTGAGGGTGTTTCGCTCGGATGTGCCGGCATGGCGGAATTTGCGCTCGACCTGCAGCGCGTGCACGGCATTCCGGTGGTCGATGGCGTAATAGCGCATGTCAGCGGCGAATAG
- a CDS encoding DUF309 domain-containing protein has translation MQPVHLVATVESEEFSWGEDLFNHGYYWEAHEAWEGLWQVADKGSDIRALLKGLILLCAAGVKIREGKRVAAKRHAGRAAALFRELIHRPDDAFEQALGLRSQALAGYAEAIAVAPPILQRADEGQPEPVFSFILGRELAGHEL, from the coding sequence ATGCAGCCTGTGCATCTTGTCGCCACAGTTGAATCTGAGGAATTCTCATGGGGTGAAGACCTGTTCAACCACGGCTACTATTGGGAGGCTCATGAGGCTTGGGAAGGGCTTTGGCAGGTTGCGGACAAGGGCAGCGATATCCGCGCCCTCCTCAAAGGCCTGATCTTGCTGTGCGCCGCCGGTGTAAAAATCAGGGAAGGTAAGCGCGTCGCAGCCAAGCGACACGCCGGACGCGCGGCGGCGTTGTTCCGAGAACTGATACATCGGCCGGACGATGCCTTTGAACAGGCACTCGGCCTGCGGTCACAAGCGCTTGCTGGCTATGCAGAGGCAATCGCAGTCGCTCCGCCGATTTTGCAGCGAGCGGACGAAGGGCAGCCTGAACCGGTCTTTAGTTTCATCCTTGGACGCGAACTTGCAGGCCATGAACTGTAA
- a CDS encoding GlxA family transcriptional regulator, with translation MRQEHFKKAEHKEDTKRLKVGFVLARSFTLSAFAMFIDTLRLASDQKDRSGRVLADWQVLGSTRHLIPSSCGIQVAPTSDFVDPTLFDYIVVVGGLLSVSQPVDQDTIAFLKQAASHRVPLIGVCTGSFILAEAGLMRGHEVCVSWLHYQAFRERFPELNARSDRLFHLDGRRGSCAGGSSAADLANVLVERHIGRDAARNALEILQIDRARSAKDCQARRPIGIEADDPRITSVLITMEQNLEGDLSLSGLAKSVGLSRRQLERLFEEKAGSSPGAAYRMIRLERAKELLQNTNRATIDVAFDVGFVSASHFTKAFKQVFGQTPSSLRASCAGASGRAG, from the coding sequence ATGCGGCAGGAACACTTTAAAAAGGCGGAACACAAAGAGGATACCAAGCGCCTCAAGGTCGGGTTCGTCCTTGCCAGATCCTTTACACTTTCGGCATTCGCCATGTTCATCGACACGTTGCGGCTCGCCAGCGACCAGAAGGACCGATCGGGTCGAGTGCTTGCTGACTGGCAGGTCCTGGGAAGTACCCGGCATCTGATCCCGTCAAGCTGCGGCATTCAGGTGGCACCGACATCGGATTTCGTGGACCCGACCTTGTTCGACTACATTGTCGTCGTCGGCGGTCTTTTATCCGTCTCTCAACCGGTCGATCAGGATACGATCGCTTTCCTGAAGCAGGCTGCTTCGCATCGCGTGCCGCTGATCGGCGTTTGCACCGGCTCTTTCATCCTGGCGGAGGCAGGATTGATGAGAGGGCACGAGGTTTGCGTAAGCTGGCTTCACTATCAGGCTTTTCGTGAGAGGTTTCCCGAGCTCAACGCGCGGTCGGACCGACTTTTCCATCTTGATGGCCGCCGTGGATCCTGTGCCGGGGGGAGCAGTGCCGCCGATCTCGCGAATGTTTTGGTTGAGCGCCACATCGGACGCGACGCCGCCAGAAACGCACTGGAGATCTTGCAGATCGATAGAGCAAGGTCGGCCAAGGATTGCCAGGCAAGGCGCCCAATCGGAATAGAAGCCGATGATCCGAGGATCACTTCCGTGCTGATCACGATGGAGCAGAATCTCGAGGGCGATCTGTCGCTCTCCGGCCTCGCCAAATCGGTGGGCCTTTCCCGGAGACAATTGGAACGGCTGTTCGAGGAGAAGGCGGGTTCTTCGCCGGGGGCCGCCTATCGAATGATCCGGCTGGAGCGTGCGAAGGAACTGCTGCAAAACACCAATCGGGCCACCATCGATGTTGCATTCGACGTCGGCTTTGTCAGCGCCTCGCATTTCACGAAGGCGTTCAAGCAGGTCTTCGGGCAGACACCATCGAGCCTCCGGGCTTCGTGTGCCGGAGCTTCCGGACGCGCAGGATAG
- a CDS encoding SDR family NAD(P)-dependent oxidoreductase, which yields MKRFDGKVALVTGGRSGIGLAIARRLRDEGARVFTAQRGEDHEFEGIAADFTIPASASGTVEEVHERAGRLDVLINNAGIMQEALVEEMSLDDWQKTMAVNITAPFVMIKAALPHLRVCGGTIVNIGSIEGLGSNPKHAAYCASKAAVHGLTRAVAVDHSAEGVRCNAVAPGWIDTDLNQDFIGSMPDPAAFRRNIRKIHPVGRTGKPEEVASLVAWLASSESSFVTGQVWTIDGGRMAKLSLPQ from the coding sequence ATGAAAAGATTTGATGGAAAGGTCGCGCTCGTCACGGGTGGACGCAGCGGCATTGGTCTTGCGATAGCACGTCGCCTGCGGGACGAAGGGGCGCGCGTCTTTACGGCGCAGCGCGGCGAGGATCATGAGTTCGAAGGCATCGCTGCCGACTTCACCATCCCCGCGAGTGCAAGCGGCACGGTCGAGGAAGTCCATGAACGAGCGGGCCGGCTCGACGTACTTATCAACAATGCAGGCATCATGCAGGAGGCGCTGGTCGAAGAGATGAGTCTTGACGACTGGCAGAAGACGATGGCGGTGAACATAACCGCCCCCTTCGTCATGATAAAGGCGGCGCTGCCGCATCTGCGTGTGTGTGGCGGCACGATCGTCAATATCGGCTCGATCGAAGGATTGGGCTCCAACCCTAAACATGCGGCATATTGTGCCTCCAAAGCCGCGGTTCACGGACTGACACGGGCAGTGGCAGTCGATCACAGCGCCGAAGGAGTTCGATGCAACGCAGTTGCTCCGGGCTGGATCGACACCGATCTGAATCAAGACTTCATTGGAAGCATGCCGGACCCGGCTGCCTTCCGGCGAAACATACGCAAGATTCATCCCGTCGGCCGCACTGGCAAGCCGGAAGAGGTCGCAAGCCTGGTTGCATGGCTGGCATCGTCTGAATCCTCTTTCGTCACAGGGCAGGTGTGGACGATAGACGGTGGCCGCATGGCCAAGCTAAGCCTGCCCCAGTGA
- a CDS encoding SDR family NAD(P)-dependent oxidoreductase produces MSFNGKTALVTGAAGGIGAAIVRLLRSAGARVAVADRDVSAIEAEAGFPGDLLDDAYADGLPAAAAQALGSLDILVNNAGVITRGNVVNTSDADWNLSLGVNVRAPFRLCRAAIPIMEKQGGGAIVNVSSCWGVRAGPNHAVYCMTKAAIASLTQCMGMDHAHQNIRVNAVCPNEVNTPMLRTGFIKRGFDPDTAVAELGKTVPLGRIAEPEDIADVVVFLASDAARYMCGSLVEVNGGKPVG; encoded by the coding sequence ATGAGCTTTAACGGAAAGACAGCGCTTGTTACGGGCGCAGCCGGAGGGATAGGGGCTGCCATCGTCAGGCTGCTCCGCTCGGCCGGTGCAAGGGTCGCGGTTGCGGACCGGGACGTGTCCGCAATCGAGGCGGAAGCCGGATTTCCTGGGGATCTTCTCGACGATGCCTATGCCGACGGCCTACCGGCGGCCGCGGCGCAGGCGCTTGGTAGCCTCGACATACTCGTTAACAATGCCGGGGTGATCACCCGCGGGAACGTCGTCAACACGTCAGACGCAGATTGGAACCTTTCGCTCGGCGTCAATGTCCGGGCGCCCTTTCGCCTGTGCCGTGCTGCCATTCCGATCATGGAGAAGCAGGGCGGTGGCGCGATCGTCAATGTGTCCTCTTGCTGGGGTGTGCGGGCCGGTCCCAACCATGCCGTTTATTGCATGACGAAGGCCGCGATTGCTTCCCTGACGCAGTGCATGGGCATGGATCATGCGCACCAGAACATTCGCGTCAACGCAGTCTGCCCCAACGAGGTAAACACGCCGATGCTCCGCACCGGTTTCATCAAGCGCGGTTTTGATCCGGACACCGCCGTCGCCGAGCTTGGCAAGACCGTGCCGCTCGGGCGCATCGCCGAACCGGAAGACATAGCCGATGTTGTTGTATTTCTGGCCTCGGACGCCGCGCGCTACATGTGCGGCTCTCTCGTCGAGGTCAACGGTGGAAAGCCGGTCGGATGA
- the proX gene encoding glycine betaine/L-proline ABC transporter substrate-binding protein ProX: MKRLLTVGAFSLALMAQPVLANDKPGKGVTVRPMLPTQIEEFFQHRILFRALEDLGYTIAQPNEAEYQTIHVAIGAGDADFTAVSWETLHKGFFDEAGGTKVMSRVGNYIAGALQGYLIDKATYDSGVHDLSQLKDPVIAKKFDSDGDGKADLAGCIPGWGCERVIEHELDEYKLRDTVTHNQGSYQAMMADTIARFKTGKPVLYYTWTPYWVSGVLVPGKDVEWLSVPYTSLPDGAKLNTEFNGKNLGFAVDNIGVVARNDFLVKNPAAKKLFEVAKLDINDISAENKLITDGQKTSADIDRHVANWIKANQATYDSWLKSARDAAK; encoded by the coding sequence ATGAAACGACTGTTGACTGTAGGAGCATTCTCGCTGGCGCTAATGGCTCAGCCGGTGCTCGCCAATGACAAGCCGGGTAAGGGCGTCACCGTGCGCCCGATGCTGCCCACCCAAATCGAGGAATTTTTCCAGCATCGGATCCTATTCCGCGCGCTCGAGGACCTTGGCTACACGATTGCGCAGCCGAACGAGGCGGAATATCAGACTATCCACGTCGCGATCGGCGCTGGCGATGCTGATTTCACAGCAGTCAGTTGGGAGACACTGCACAAGGGCTTCTTCGACGAAGCCGGCGGTACAAAGGTGATGAGCCGGGTCGGTAATTATATTGCGGGCGCGCTCCAGGGCTACTTGATCGACAAGGCGACATACGACTCCGGCGTCCATGACCTGAGCCAGCTCAAGGACCCGGTCATTGCAAAGAAGTTCGATTCCGATGGAGACGGCAAGGCGGATTTGGCGGGCTGTATCCCGGGATGGGGCTGCGAGCGCGTCATTGAGCATGAGCTCGACGAATACAAGCTCCGCGATACGGTGACCCATAACCAGGGCTCCTACCAGGCGATGATGGCCGACACGATCGCCCGCTTCAAGACCGGCAAGCCCGTGCTCTACTACACGTGGACACCGTACTGGGTGTCCGGCGTTCTCGTTCCCGGCAAGGATGTGGAATGGCTGAGCGTTCCCTACACCTCGCTTCCTGACGGCGCGAAGCTGAATACTGAATTCAATGGAAAGAACCTCGGCTTTGCCGTCGATAACATCGGCGTGGTGGCGCGCAACGACTTCCTTGTCAAAAATCCGGCAGCCAAGAAACTTTTCGAAGTCGCGAAGCTCGATATCAACGACATCTCGGCCGAAAATAAGCTGATTACGGACGGCCAAAAGACATCTGCCGATATTGACCGCCATGTCGCCAACTGGATCAAGGCGAACCAGGCGACCTACGACAGCTGGCTGAAGTCCGCCCGCGACGCCGCCAAGTAA